A window of the Labrus mixtus chromosome 8, fLabMix1.1, whole genome shotgun sequence genome harbors these coding sequences:
- the LOC132978766 gene encoding WD repeat-containing protein 48 isoform X2: MATHHRQNAAGRRKVQVSYVIRDEVEKYNRNGVNALQLDPALNRLFTAGRDSIIRIWSVYQHKDPYIASMEHHTDWVNDIVLCCNGKTLISASSDTTVKVWNAHKGFCMSTLRTHKDYVKALAYAKDKELVASAGLDRQIFLWDVNTLTALTASNNTVTTSSLSGNKDSIYSLAMNQMGTVIVSGSTEKVLRVWDPRTCAKLMKLKGHTDNVKSLLLNRDGTQCLSGSSDGTIRLWSLGQQRCIATYRVHDEGVWALQVNEAFTHVYSGGRDKKIYCTDLRNPDIRVLICEEKAPVLKMELDRSADPPPAIWVSTTKSSVNKWSLKGIHNFRSSGEYDNDCTTPLTPLCTQPEQVIKGGASIIQCHILNDKRHILTKDTNNNVAFWDVLKACKGEDLGKVEFDEEIKKRFKMVYVPNWFSVDLKTGMLTITLDESDCFAAWVSAKDAGFSSSDGSDPKLNLGGLLLQALLEFWPRTRINPMDEEENEVNHVNGEQENRVQKGNGYFQVPPHTPVIFGEAGGRTLFRLLCRDSGGETESMLLNETVPQWVIDITVDKNMPKFNKIPFYLQPHSSSGAKTLKKDRLSASDMLQVRKVMEHVYEKIINLDNESQTTSSSANDKPGEQEKEEDMAMLAEEKIELMCQDQVLDPNMDLRTVKHFIWKSGGDLTLHYRQKST, encoded by the exons ATGGCCACGCATCACAGGCAAAATGCTGCTGGGCGGAGAAAAGTACAG gtGTCCTACGTCATTAGAGATGAGGTGGAGAAGTACAACCGGAACGGGGTGAATGCACTGCAGCTAGACCCCGCGCTGAACCGGCTCTTCACGGCCGGGAGGGACTCAATCATCCGGATATGGAGCGTCTACCAGCACAAA GACCCATATATTGCCTCGATGGAGCATCACACAGACTGGGTCAATGACATAGTCCTCTGTTGCAATGGAAAAACTT TGATATCtgcatcatcagatacaacagtCAAAGTCTGGAACGCGCACAAAGGCTTCTGCATGTCGACGTTACGAACACACAAGGACTACGTGAAAGCTCTGGCCTATGCTAAGGACAAGGAGCTCGTGGCCTCGGCAGGTCTGGACCGGCAGATCTTCCTTTGGGATGTGAACACACTAACAGCACTCACTGCTTCCAACAACACTGTCACCA CCTCGTCACTCAGCGGGAACAAAGACTCAATCTACAGTCTGGCCATGAACCAGATGGGAACAGTCATTGTATCTGGATCCACAGAAAAG GTTCTGAGAGTGTGGGATCCTAGAACATGTGCAAAACTAATGAAGCTAAAGGGTCACACAGACAACGTTAAGTCGCTGCTGCTGAATCGGGATGGCACTCAG TGTCTGTCAGGCAGCTCGGACGGGACCATCCGCCTCTGGTCACTCGGCCAGCAGAGGTGTATCGCCACCTATCGCGTGCACGATGAAGGTGTTTGGGCCCTGCAGGTCAACGAGGCCTTCACACACGTCTATTCTGGAGGCAGAGACAAAAAGATCTACTGCACTGACCTGCGTAACCCAGACATCCGTGTGCTCATCTGTGAAGAGAAGGCGCCGGTGCTCAAA ATGGAACTGGACAGATCTGCTGACCCACCTCCAGCAATCTGGGTCTCCACCACCAAGTCATCCGTTAATAAATGG tctcTAAAGGGAATACACAACTTCAGATCATCAGGGGAGTATGACAATGACTGCACTACCCCTCTGACACCACTGTGTACTCAGCCAGAACAAGTCATTAAGG gagGTGCCAGTATCATACAGTGCCACATTCTGAATGACAAGAGGCACATACTCACCAAAGATACCAACAACAATGTGGCTTTTTGGGACGTCCTAAAG GCATGTAAGGGTGAAGATTTGGGAAAAGTGGAGTTTGACGAAGAGATAAAGAAGCGCTTCAAGATGGTCTATGTGCCAAACTGGTTTTCTGTTGATCTGAAAACTGGG ATGCTCACGATCACTTTGGATGAGAGCGACTGCTTCGCTGCCTGGGTGTCCGCAAAGGATGCTGGGTTTTCAAGCTCTGATGGATCAGATCCAAAGT TGAACTTGGGTGGACTGCTGCTCCAGGCTCTGTTAGAGTTCTGGCCCAGAACTCGCATCAACCCCATGGACGAGGAAGAGAACGAGGTGAACCACG TCAACGGAGAGCAGGAGAACAGGGTCCAGAAAGGAAATGGATATTTCCAAGTGCCACCACACACGCCGGTCATCTTTGGAGAAGCAGGAGGCAGAACTCTATTTAG GTTGCTCTGTAGAGATTCAGGAGGAGAGACTGAGTCCATGCTGCTTAATGAGACTGTTCCACAGTGGGTTATTGATATAACTGTAGAT AAAAATATGCCCAAGTTCAACAAAATCCCGTTCTACCTCCAGCCTCACTCTTCCTCCGGTGCAAAAACTCTGAAGAA GGACCGTCTGTCCGCCAGTGACATGCTGCAGGTGAGGAAGGTGATGGAGCACGTTTATGAGAAGATCATCAACTTGGACAACGAGTCTCAGACGACGAGCTCCTCAGCAAACGATAAACCAGGGGagcaagagaaggaggaggacatggCCATGCTAGCCGAGGAGAAGATTGAACTAATGTGTCAAGACCAG GTTCTGGATCCCAACATGGACCTGCGAACAGTTAAACATTTTATCTGGAAGAGTGGAGGGGACTTGACGCTTCACTATAGGCAGAAGTCCACGTGA
- the LOC132978766 gene encoding WD repeat-containing protein 48 isoform X1, which yields MATHHRQNAAGRRKVQVSYVIRDEVEKYNRNGVNALQLDPALNRLFTAGRDSIIRIWSVYQHKQDPYIASMEHHTDWVNDIVLCCNGKTLISASSDTTVKVWNAHKGFCMSTLRTHKDYVKALAYAKDKELVASAGLDRQIFLWDVNTLTALTASNNTVTTSSLSGNKDSIYSLAMNQMGTVIVSGSTEKVLRVWDPRTCAKLMKLKGHTDNVKSLLLNRDGTQCLSGSSDGTIRLWSLGQQRCIATYRVHDEGVWALQVNEAFTHVYSGGRDKKIYCTDLRNPDIRVLICEEKAPVLKMELDRSADPPPAIWVSTTKSSVNKWSLKGIHNFRSSGEYDNDCTTPLTPLCTQPEQVIKGGASIIQCHILNDKRHILTKDTNNNVAFWDVLKACKGEDLGKVEFDEEIKKRFKMVYVPNWFSVDLKTGMLTITLDESDCFAAWVSAKDAGFSSSDGSDPKLNLGGLLLQALLEFWPRTRINPMDEEENEVNHVNGEQENRVQKGNGYFQVPPHTPVIFGEAGGRTLFRLLCRDSGGETESMLLNETVPQWVIDITVDKNMPKFNKIPFYLQPHSSSGAKTLKKDRLSASDMLQVRKVMEHVYEKIINLDNESQTTSSSANDKPGEQEKEEDMAMLAEEKIELMCQDQVLDPNMDLRTVKHFIWKSGGDLTLHYRQKST from the exons ATGGCCACGCATCACAGGCAAAATGCTGCTGGGCGGAGAAAAGTACAG gtGTCCTACGTCATTAGAGATGAGGTGGAGAAGTACAACCGGAACGGGGTGAATGCACTGCAGCTAGACCCCGCGCTGAACCGGCTCTTCACGGCCGGGAGGGACTCAATCATCCGGATATGGAGCGTCTACCAGCACAAA CAGGACCCATATATTGCCTCGATGGAGCATCACACAGACTGGGTCAATGACATAGTCCTCTGTTGCAATGGAAAAACTT TGATATCtgcatcatcagatacaacagtCAAAGTCTGGAACGCGCACAAAGGCTTCTGCATGTCGACGTTACGAACACACAAGGACTACGTGAAAGCTCTGGCCTATGCTAAGGACAAGGAGCTCGTGGCCTCGGCAGGTCTGGACCGGCAGATCTTCCTTTGGGATGTGAACACACTAACAGCACTCACTGCTTCCAACAACACTGTCACCA CCTCGTCACTCAGCGGGAACAAAGACTCAATCTACAGTCTGGCCATGAACCAGATGGGAACAGTCATTGTATCTGGATCCACAGAAAAG GTTCTGAGAGTGTGGGATCCTAGAACATGTGCAAAACTAATGAAGCTAAAGGGTCACACAGACAACGTTAAGTCGCTGCTGCTGAATCGGGATGGCACTCAG TGTCTGTCAGGCAGCTCGGACGGGACCATCCGCCTCTGGTCACTCGGCCAGCAGAGGTGTATCGCCACCTATCGCGTGCACGATGAAGGTGTTTGGGCCCTGCAGGTCAACGAGGCCTTCACACACGTCTATTCTGGAGGCAGAGACAAAAAGATCTACTGCACTGACCTGCGTAACCCAGACATCCGTGTGCTCATCTGTGAAGAGAAGGCGCCGGTGCTCAAA ATGGAACTGGACAGATCTGCTGACCCACCTCCAGCAATCTGGGTCTCCACCACCAAGTCATCCGTTAATAAATGG tctcTAAAGGGAATACACAACTTCAGATCATCAGGGGAGTATGACAATGACTGCACTACCCCTCTGACACCACTGTGTACTCAGCCAGAACAAGTCATTAAGG gagGTGCCAGTATCATACAGTGCCACATTCTGAATGACAAGAGGCACATACTCACCAAAGATACCAACAACAATGTGGCTTTTTGGGACGTCCTAAAG GCATGTAAGGGTGAAGATTTGGGAAAAGTGGAGTTTGACGAAGAGATAAAGAAGCGCTTCAAGATGGTCTATGTGCCAAACTGGTTTTCTGTTGATCTGAAAACTGGG ATGCTCACGATCACTTTGGATGAGAGCGACTGCTTCGCTGCCTGGGTGTCCGCAAAGGATGCTGGGTTTTCAAGCTCTGATGGATCAGATCCAAAGT TGAACTTGGGTGGACTGCTGCTCCAGGCTCTGTTAGAGTTCTGGCCCAGAACTCGCATCAACCCCATGGACGAGGAAGAGAACGAGGTGAACCACG TCAACGGAGAGCAGGAGAACAGGGTCCAGAAAGGAAATGGATATTTCCAAGTGCCACCACACACGCCGGTCATCTTTGGAGAAGCAGGAGGCAGAACTCTATTTAG GTTGCTCTGTAGAGATTCAGGAGGAGAGACTGAGTCCATGCTGCTTAATGAGACTGTTCCACAGTGGGTTATTGATATAACTGTAGAT AAAAATATGCCCAAGTTCAACAAAATCCCGTTCTACCTCCAGCCTCACTCTTCCTCCGGTGCAAAAACTCTGAAGAA GGACCGTCTGTCCGCCAGTGACATGCTGCAGGTGAGGAAGGTGATGGAGCACGTTTATGAGAAGATCATCAACTTGGACAACGAGTCTCAGACGACGAGCTCCTCAGCAAACGATAAACCAGGGGagcaagagaaggaggaggacatggCCATGCTAGCCGAGGAGAAGATTGAACTAATGTGTCAAGACCAG GTTCTGGATCCCAACATGGACCTGCGAACAGTTAAACATTTTATCTGGAAGAGTGGAGGGGACTTGACGCTTCACTATAGGCAGAAGTCCACGTGA